A window of Hordeum vulgare subsp. vulgare chromosome 5H, MorexV3_pseudomolecules_assembly, whole genome shotgun sequence genomic DNA:
AATAGTACAGGACGCCGGCGAGGTCCGTGGCGGCGACGCCGGCGTGCGCGACGGTCGTCTGGTTCACCGACTCGCCTGCGTTGGTGTTGTCGAAATCGAACGTCTGTGTGGCTTTCGTCGTGATGTTTCCGTACGACGACTTCACCCATCCGGTCGCCGAGACCTGCCGGCTCGCCGTCGTGCGGGATGACTTGGTCACCGCCGCTAACTCCGGCACCACGTAGCTCACGaggcccgccgccgtcgccgtgctcCCAGGGTCCAGCCAGACGTGGAGGTTGGCGTCGACGTACCACACGTCCACGGCGTTGGTCACAGCGAACGCCAACACGTGGGCCTTGCCGTCCAGCATCTTGTTGCCCAGCAACGGCGTCACCTCGACGTCGTACGTCGGGAGGTTGAAGGAGCCGATGCCGGTGATGGGCCGCCATAGTAGCGGGTTGATGCCGCCGGTGAAGATGACGGGGAACGGCCACGCGGCGCCGGCGAGGACCCCGTCAACACGGACCGTGACCTCGCGAAACGGGCCGTTGGCGTCGGCACCGGGCGGGTTTGTCCACCAGAACTCGTCGTCCCCGTGGAACGAGACAAAGACCTCCACGACCGCGCGGTAGGTGTTGGATGGAAACGTCACGCTCGTGGACACCACGTCGGTGGCGTTGTGGATCTTGTACCAGAGCCCGTCGTTGAGAGGTAAGCCTCTGGACATGGGGACGATGAGGTCCGCGGGAGCCACGGCGGGCGGCGGCCTCGTCGTCGTCCGGCGGAAGTAGAGGTGGAGCGTCACGTTGGCGTAGTACACGCCGGTGTACTGGCTGTCGACGAGGTTCTCGACGAAGACGGCGAGTGTGGAGTTGCCGGCGGTGAGGAGGGACGCGTACCTGGTGATGTCCTTGGAGACGGACCACACGACGCCGTTCTGCAGCGGCTCGGCGGTGCTGCCGCGGAGGAGCTCGGCGCCGCCGAGCCAGATGCCAAAGATCCTGTCGAACTGGACTCCCCGGCAGGTGGCGTGCCACTCGAGGACCGCGAGGGAGATCGCCGAGGCGCGGCCGCCCGCCGCGGCGAGGCAGGGCGGCGGGGAGTACGCTGCGGTGGCGGGCGGCTT
This region includes:
- the LOC123397536 gene encoding peptide-N4-(N-acetyl-beta-glucosaminyl)asparagine amidase A-like, translating into MAASCIHLLVFLLCVIPATVASPHRNLRISPVDIAAAAPSPADASRPTTFFEVDRPLRPPPGSSGPCSTLLLSSSFAFTFTKPPATAAYSPPPCLAAAGGRASAISLAVLEWHATCRGVQFDRIFGIWLGGAELLRGSTAEPLQNGVVWSVSKDITRYASLLTAGNSTLAVFVENLVDSQYTGVYYANVTLHLYFRRTTTRPPPAVAPADLIVPMSRGLPLNDGLWYKIHNATDVVSTSVTFPSNTYRAVVEVFVSFHGDDEFWWTNPPGADANGPFREVTVRVDGVLAGAAWPFPVIFTGGINPLLWRPITGIGSFNLPTYDVEVTPLLGNKMLDGKAHVLAFAVTNAVDVWYVDANLHVWLDPGSTATAAGLVSYVVPELAAVTKSSRTTASRQVSATGWVKSSYGNITTKATQTFDFDNTNAGESVNQTTVAHAGVAATDLAGVLYYSVQTRRSFPLFLDSGADPTTVTHGLEETTVAAGRWWSGPRYQSLRNTQRSSVAGASWGIRQTYSYEATDGCYLRNVTSSGYTIVSDKSSEACHD